The following are from one region of the Synechococcus sp. CBW1108 genome:
- a CDS encoding carbohydrate kinase: protein MPSSTLPPQVLCLGEALVDRLGPLGGDPATELPWDDHLGGAPANVACALARLGTPCAFVGRLGRDGIGQEFAKLFAERGVDTRALQWDGTRPSRIVLVRRDADGDRQFGGFAGDRGDGFADQALDPSALSAALGPLLATARWLLVGTIPLASPAAAAALKLVCRQAAAAGMPLALDVNWRPTFWDPAADPASGPTRAQIDAIAPLLQQASLIKCAAEEARWLFGSDDPAVVCAALPQHPNVVVTDGGAPLRWCFAGRSGELQAFRVPVVDTTGAGDAFTAGLLHGLLLDQVQGASAIQPEALLRFASACGALVCQGAGAINPQPSAEAVQYFLARQA from the coding sequence TTGCCCTCTTCCACCTTGCCACCCCAGGTCCTGTGTCTTGGGGAAGCCCTGGTGGATCGCCTCGGTCCCCTTGGTGGTGATCCGGCCACCGAGTTGCCCTGGGATGACCACCTCGGTGGAGCCCCCGCCAACGTGGCCTGTGCCCTGGCGCGTCTGGGCACCCCCTGCGCTTTTGTGGGCCGACTGGGCCGCGATGGTATCGGCCAGGAGTTTGCCAAGTTGTTTGCAGAGCGAGGGGTCGACACCAGGGCCCTCCAGTGGGATGGGACCCGTCCCAGCCGTATCGTGCTGGTGCGCCGCGATGCTGACGGCGATCGCCAGTTCGGGGGCTTTGCGGGGGACCGGGGCGATGGCTTTGCGGATCAGGCGCTCGATCCCAGCGCGTTGTCTGCCGCACTCGGGCCTCTGCTGGCAACGGCGCGCTGGTTGCTGGTGGGCACCATCCCGCTCGCGTCGCCCGCCGCGGCAGCAGCCCTGAAGCTCGTCTGCCGTCAGGCCGCGGCGGCCGGGATGCCCCTGGCCCTTGATGTCAATTGGCGCCCCACCTTCTGGGATCCGGCTGCTGATCCCGCCAGCGGACCCACCCGGGCCCAGATCGACGCCATCGCCCCGCTGCTGCAGCAGGCCTCCCTGATCAAATGCGCTGCCGAGGAGGCTCGCTGGCTGTTTGGCAGTGACGACCCAGCGGTGGTGTGCGCTGCTCTTCCGCAGCATCCGAATGTGGTGGTCACAGACGGTGGGGCGCCGCTGCGCTGGTGCTTCGCCGGCCGTAGCGGCGAATTGCAGGCCTTCCGGGTCCCGGTAGTCGACACCACCGGTGCTGGCGATGCCTTCACGGCGGGACTGTTGCACGGGTTGTTGTTGGACCAAGTTCAGGGCGCATCGGCCATCCAGCCGGAGGCTTTGCTGCGCTTTGCCAGTGCCTGCGGCGCCCTGGTGTGCCAGGGGG
- a CDS encoding ArsR/SmtB family transcription factor, with the protein MPLAPSPLPPPMAAGQARQLLKALADPIRIQVVEALGAGERCVCELTAELGLAQSKLSFHLKVMKEAGLIEAREEGRWTYYQLQPELLGQLGAWLASLACQASRKPALTCANS; encoded by the coding sequence GTGCCCCTAGCCCCCTCCCCGCTTCCACCGCCTATGGCGGCAGGCCAGGCCCGTCAGTTGCTCAAGGCTCTGGCTGATCCGATTCGTATTCAGGTGGTTGAGGCCCTGGGCGCAGGTGAGCGCTGTGTTTGCGAGCTCACGGCCGAGCTTGGGCTTGCCCAGTCGAAGTTGTCCTTCCATCTCAAGGTGATGAAGGAGGCCGGCCTGATCGAGGCCCGCGAGGAGGGGCGCTGGACCTACTACCAGCTCCAGCCTGAGCTGCTGGGCCAGCTGGGTGCATGGCTGGCTTCCTTGGCATGTCAAGCAAGCCGGAAACCGGCATTGACCTGTGCCAATTCGTAA
- a CDS encoding transposase — MPLESHYAPQFAAKTGAPAKPFQMAFGAVYIQQRLGVTDRETVELITESPYLQFFIGLSGYQPLLSADKLHPGGANQPD; from the coding sequence ATGCCACTGGAAAGCCACTATGCACCCCAGTTCGCCGCCAAGACTGGGGCCCCTGCCAAGCCCTTCCAGATGGCGTTTGGGGCGGTGTACATCCAGCAGCGATTGGGAGTGACGGATCGAGAGACGGTGGAGCTGATCACGGAATCGCCCTATCTGCAATTTTTCATTGGCTTGAGCGGGTATCAGCCACTGTTATCGGCTGACAAGCTGCACCCGGGTGGAGCCAATCAACCTGATTGA
- a CDS encoding ArsJ-associated glyceraldehyde-3-phosphate dehydrogenase, producing the protein MRVGINGFGRIGRLVFRALWGRSDIELVHINERAGDAATAAHLLEFDSVHGRWNKAVAASGGGLQVESQAISYSQASEPAAVAWQELGVDLVLECSGKIKTPEALEPYITNLGVERVIVACPVKGMVAGEEVLNIVYGINHGLVDPARHRVITAASCTTNCLAPVVQVVHENFGIRHGSITTLHDVTNTQVVIDSFKSDLRRARSCMQSLIPTTTGSARAIGLIFPELVGKLNGHAVRVPLLNASLTDAVFELERAVSAEEVNAAFAAAAKGPLKAILGYETRPLVSVDYVNDSRSAIIDALSTLVTGGTQLKVYAWYDNEWGYSCRMADLACHLASLEGK; encoded by the coding sequence ATGAGAGTGGGCATCAACGGCTTCGGCCGCATTGGTCGATTGGTTTTTCGGGCCCTCTGGGGCCGCTCTGATATCGAGCTGGTGCACATCAACGAGCGGGCTGGTGATGCCGCCACCGCCGCCCACCTGCTGGAATTCGACTCGGTGCACGGCCGCTGGAATAAGGCCGTGGCTGCAAGCGGCGGCGGCTTGCAGGTGGAGTCCCAGGCGATCAGCTACAGCCAGGCCAGTGAGCCGGCTGCCGTGGCCTGGCAGGAGCTGGGCGTGGATCTGGTGCTCGAATGCAGCGGCAAGATCAAAACCCCTGAAGCGCTCGAGCCCTACATCACCAATCTGGGGGTGGAGCGGGTGATCGTGGCCTGCCCTGTCAAGGGCATGGTGGCCGGTGAGGAGGTGCTGAACATCGTCTATGGCATCAACCACGGCCTGGTTGATCCGGCGCGGCACCGGGTGATCACCGCCGCCTCCTGCACCACCAACTGTCTGGCGCCGGTGGTGCAGGTGGTGCACGAGAACTTCGGCATTCGCCACGGCTCTATCACCACCCTGCACGATGTGACCAACACCCAGGTGGTGATCGACAGCTTCAAGAGCGACCTGCGCCGGGCCCGCTCCTGCATGCAGAGCCTGATCCCCACCACCACCGGCTCGGCCAGGGCGATCGGACTGATCTTTCCGGAGCTGGTGGGCAAGCTCAACGGCCATGCGGTGCGGGTGCCCCTGCTCAATGCCTCGCTCACCGATGCGGTATTCGAACTGGAGCGCGCCGTGAGCGCTGAGGAGGTCAATGCCGCCTTCGCAGCGGCAGCCAAGGGCCCCTTGAAGGCCATCCTGGGCTATGAAACCCGGCCGCTGGTTTCGGTGGACTATGTAAACGACAGCCGCAGCGCCATCATTGATGCCCTCTCCACCCTGGTGACAGGCGGCACCCAGCTCAAGGTGTATGCCTGGTATGACAACGAGTGGGGCTACAGCTGTCGGATGGCCGACCTGGCCTGCCACCTGGCCAGCCTGGAGGGCAAGTAA
- a CDS encoding MotA/TolQ/ExbB proton channel family protein codes for MACALSLGKACGPVALPLLVLSLAVFTIGFDRCAFWWRWWRRGRRPWREFGAAMAQAPSPEVRRAVLETWERQMAWGEPLLQGAVVLAPLLGLIGTTAGLMAVLRQLGPQLLLPANSPLAGYGDVLLPTLLGLQLTFVALALLLLNQGLRQWQLGLGAGIQP; via the coding sequence ATGGCATGTGCCCTCTCCCTGGGGAAAGCCTGCGGGCCCGTTGCCCTGCCCCTATTGGTGCTGTCGTTGGCCGTTTTCACCATTGGCTTTGATCGATGCGCTTTCTGGTGGCGATGGTGGCGCCGTGGCCGGCGCCCCTGGCGGGAGTTCGGTGCAGCGATGGCCCAGGCCCCTTCCCCTGAGGTGCGCCGCGCTGTGCTCGAAACCTGGGAAAGACAGATGGCCTGGGGTGAACCCCTGCTGCAGGGGGCCGTTGTGCTGGCCCCCCTGTTGGGCCTGATTGGAACCACGGCAGGGCTGATGGCCGTGTTGAGGCAACTGGGCCCCCAGTTGCTGTTGCCAGCCAACTCACCCCTGGCTGGCTACGGCGATGTGTTGCTGCCCACCCTGCTGGGATTGCAGCTCACCTTTGTGGCGTTGGCCCTGTTGCTGCTCAACCAGGGCCTGCGCCAGTGGCAGTTGGGCCTTGGTGCAGGCATCCAGCCATGA
- a CDS encoding Hsp20/alpha crystallin family protein, translating to MFERYSRSLGAPFFRPSDFARPTEFMANGEWSPRVDISENDGAYVIKAEITGVCKENVKVTIENGVLTLQGERRQEHEEKGLRFHRVERSTAISSAASPCQTSWMAKA from the coding sequence ATGTTTGAGCGTTACAGCCGGTCCCTCGGTGCTCCTTTTTTCCGCCCATCCGACTTCGCCCGTCCTACCGAATTTATGGCCAACGGCGAATGGAGTCCGCGGGTCGACATCAGTGAGAACGATGGGGCCTACGTGATCAAGGCAGAAATTACCGGAGTCTGCAAAGAAAACGTGAAGGTGACCATAGAAAACGGCGTGCTCACCCTGCAGGGGGAACGGCGCCAGGAGCATGAAGAGAAAGGGCTCCGTTTCCATCGCGTCGAGCGCTCCACGGCAATTTCATCCGCAGCTTCACCCTGCCAAACATCGTGGATGGCCAAGGCCTGA
- a CDS encoding sigma-70 family RNA polymerase sigma factor, whose protein sequence is MGDILGDYLKSIGRIPLLTDEEVLQHCRLVRAWLDQAEPTRATARKGRRALERMVNANLRLVVSIVSKYRRRIRGNCIDMMDLIQAGNLGLITAVERFDPARGYRFSTYGYWWIRKAVSRSPQP, encoded by the coding sequence ATGGGAGACATTCTCGGCGACTATCTCAAGTCAATTGGACGCATTCCTTTGTTAACAGATGAGGAGGTTTTGCAGCACTGTCGCTTGGTTCGTGCCTGGCTGGACCAGGCCGAGCCCACAAGGGCTACTGCGAGAAAGGGGCGCCGCGCTTTAGAGCGCATGGTCAATGCCAATCTGCGTTTAGTGGTCAGTATTGTCTCAAAATATCGCCGTCGTATTCGTGGTAATTGTATAGACATGATGGATTTAATCCAGGCAGGTAATCTTGGTCTGATCACCGCAGTGGAGCGATTTGATCCGGCACGGGGCTACCGCTTTTCCACCTACGGCTACTGGTGGATTCGCAAGGCTGTCAGTCGCTCGCCGCAGCCTTGA
- the arsJ gene encoding organoarsenical effux MFS transporter ArsJ — protein sequence MGALARRGPLSALQQYGIVTANYWAFTLTDGALRMLVVFHFHELGYSTLEIAFLFLFYEFFGIITNLYGGWLGARFGLRLTMWSGTLMQVAALLMLIPVADDWPKWWSVAYVMVAQAISGIAKDLNKMSAKSAIKTVVPETPDDHSQGERQLFKWVAILTGSKNALKGVGFFLGGLLLTTIGFNAAVGAMAAGLVGAFLFTLGLPAEIGRMKQKPGFSALFSKSRGINVLSLARFFLFGARDVWFVVALPVFLQSALGWRFWEVGGFMGLWVIGYGIVQGSAPALRRAWGQSGPPGVSEVEFWSALLTAIPALIDIALAREVAQPGVAVVVGLAIFGVVFAMNSSIHSYMILAYTEAEDVSLNVGFYYMANAAGRLLGTVLSGALFMVGSLQACLWSSALLVAAAWLMSTRLPAPPRQSVA from the coding sequence ATGGGAGCTCTGGCCAGGCGGGGGCCCCTCAGCGCCCTGCAGCAATACGGAATCGTGACGGCCAATTACTGGGCCTTCACCCTCACCGATGGCGCCCTGCGGATGCTCGTGGTGTTCCACTTCCATGAGCTCGGCTACAGCACACTGGAGATTGCCTTCCTATTTCTCTTCTACGAGTTTTTCGGCATCATCACCAACCTCTACGGCGGCTGGCTCGGGGCCCGCTTTGGCCTGCGGCTCACTATGTGGAGCGGCACCTTGATGCAGGTGGCGGCGCTGCTGATGTTGATTCCAGTGGCCGACGATTGGCCCAAGTGGTGGAGCGTGGCCTACGTGATGGTGGCCCAGGCAATCAGCGGCATCGCCAAGGATCTCAACAAGATGAGCGCCAAGAGCGCCATTAAAACGGTGGTGCCGGAAACCCCAGACGACCACAGCCAAGGAGAGCGCCAACTGTTCAAGTGGGTGGCGATCCTCACCGGCTCCAAAAACGCCCTCAAGGGTGTGGGCTTTTTTCTGGGCGGCCTGCTGCTCACCACCATCGGCTTCAACGCAGCGGTGGGGGCCATGGCCGCCGGGCTAGTTGGGGCCTTCCTGTTCACCCTGGGGCTGCCAGCGGAGATCGGCCGCATGAAGCAGAAACCAGGCTTCAGCGCCCTGTTCTCCAAATCCCGCGGCATCAACGTGCTCTCGCTGGCTCGCTTTTTTCTGTTTGGTGCCCGCGACGTGTGGTTTGTGGTGGCCCTGCCGGTGTTTTTGCAGAGCGCGCTGGGCTGGCGCTTCTGGGAGGTGGGCGGCTTCATGGGCCTGTGGGTGATTGGCTACGGGATCGTGCAGGGCTCCGCTCCTGCTCTCAGGCGCGCCTGGGGCCAGAGCGGGCCGCCGGGCGTGAGTGAGGTGGAGTTCTGGAGTGCCCTACTCACGGCCATCCCTGCCCTGATCGACATCGCCCTGGCGCGTGAGGTAGCCCAGCCCGGTGTGGCCGTGGTGGTGGGGCTGGCGATCTTCGGGGTGGTGTTTGCGATGAATTCCTCGATCCACAGTTACATGATCCTGGCCTACACCGAAGCCGAGGATGTGAGCCTCAATGTGGGCTTCTATTACATGGCCAATGCAGCCGGTCGTCTGCTGGGCACAGTGCTCTCGGGAGCCCTATTTATGGTGGGCAGCCTGCAGGCCTGCCTGTGGAGTTCGGCCCTACTGGTGGCGGCAGCCTGGCTGATGAGCACCCGCCTACCGGCGCCGCCTCGGCAGAGTGTCGCCTAA